The following are from one region of the Segatella oris genome:
- the trpS gene encoding tryptophan--tRNA ligase, whose translation MGKIILTGDRPTGKLHLGHYVGSLRRRVQLQNEGDYDRMFVFMADVQALTDNADNPEKIRQNMIEVALDYLSAGLDPQLCTLYIQSQIPELAELTTYLMNLVSVSRVQRNPTVKTEIKMRNFEANIPMGFFCYPVSQAADIAAFKATTIPAGEDQEPMIELTRELVRRFNQVYSEVLVEPNIMLPENATARRLPGTDGKEKMSKSLGNCIYLSDDADTVWTKVKSMYTDPTHINLNDPGHVEGNAVFTYLDAFSTDQDFADFWPEFKNLDELKAAYTHGGIGDMKCKKLLNNVINRMLEPIRERRHTFEQDIPEIFNLLKKGSEVARETAAHTMDEVRKAMRIDYFNDAALIQEQAEKYRK comes from the coding sequence ATGGGAAAAATCATATTAACAGGCGACCGCCCAACAGGTAAGCTCCATTTAGGGCACTATGTGGGCAGTCTTCGACGTCGTGTGCAGTTGCAAAATGAGGGAGATTACGACAGAATGTTTGTCTTTATGGCCGATGTTCAGGCTTTGACAGACAATGCCGACAATCCGGAAAAGATACGACAGAACATGATTGAAGTGGCTCTTGACTATCTTTCAGCCGGTCTCGACCCTCAACTTTGCACGCTTTATATACAGAGTCAGATCCCGGAACTGGCCGAGTTGACGACTTACTTGATGAATCTTGTCTCCGTTTCCCGTGTACAACGCAACCCAACGGTAAAGACTGAGATCAAAATGCGTAACTTCGAAGCCAATATCCCCATGGGTTTCTTCTGTTATCCTGTGTCACAAGCCGCCGATATTGCAGCTTTCAAGGCCACCACTATCCCTGCAGGCGAAGACCAGGAGCCTATGATTGAACTCACACGCGAACTTGTCCGCCGCTTCAATCAAGTGTATAGTGAGGTATTGGTAGAACCGAATATCATGCTGCCGGAGAACGCAACAGCACGTCGTTTGCCGGGAACTGACGGTAAAGAGAAGATGAGTAAGAGCCTGGGTAACTGCATCTATCTGAGTGATGACGCCGATACTGTGTGGACAAAGGTAAAGAGTATGTACACCGATCCTACGCATATCAACCTCAATGACCCTGGACATGTAGAGGGAAATGCTGTGTTTACTTATCTCGATGCTTTCTCTACAGATCAGGATTTTGCTGATTTCTGGCCGGAATTCAAGAACCTTGACGAGCTGAAAGCTGCCTACACGCATGGTGGAATTGGCGACATGAAGTGTAAGAAACTCCTGAATAATGTCATCAATCGCATGTTGGAGCCTATCCGCGAGCGTCGTCATACGTTTGAACAGGATATCCCCGAAATCTTCAATCTCCTCAAAAAAGGTAGTGAAGTGGCTCGGGAAACAGCTGCACATACCATGGATGAGGTGCGTAAGGCAATGCGGATAGACTACTTTAACGATGCAGCGCTCATTCAAGAGCAGGCAGAGAAGTACAGAAAGTAG
- a CDS encoding cation:proton antiporter yields MAEIPNLIEDLALILVVAGIVTLVFKKLKQPLVLGYIVAGFLVSPHMPYIMSVVDKGDIHTWADIGVMFLLFSLGLDFSFKKILKMGMAPVIAALTIIFSMMTLGILVGHSFGWNRMDCIFLGGMLAMSSTTIIYKAFDDLGLRQQRFASLVMSVLILEDVLAIVMMVMLSAIASGNNPDGGEMLGSILKIGFFLVLWFVVGIFLIPLFFRKARKLMNSETMVIVALGLCCLMAVLSTKVGFSSAFGAFVMGSIIAETVEADKIIKLVEPVKNLFGAIFFVSVGMLVEPKVLVDYAIPILVLVLTILLGQGIFGTAGFMLSGQSLKNAMRCGFSMAQIGEFAFIIASLGLSLGVIGKFLYPVVVAVSVITTFLTPYMIRFAEPCYNHIEKHLPKKWVRRMNHVGNAHQNSTEEENAWKVLLRKMLINTAIYGILSTAVVTLMLTFVLPLCRNMLGHWPGNAVCGLLTVLMISPFLRSMVMKNVHSDEFRQLWTESLLNRLPLIFTMIVRVAIAAMFIFYIVNYLTRFKEALMITIAGVALVAMVLSRRLKHRSIKLERLFIKNLRSREIAEQVNGERRPLFEGRLLDRDIHIGDFDIPEDSTWIGRTLKDLQFRNRFGVHVSSILRGSLRINIPNGRQIIFPGDRISVIGSDEQLKNFSQAIANELIPEDPEIEKREMKLRKFILSDGTPFIGKTLAESGIRDRYGCMVVGVEEGQENLTLVDPQRKFEKGDIIWLVGEEADLEKVRQQIPVLTTTSASSS; encoded by the coding sequence ATGGCTGAGATACCCAATTTAATAGAAGACCTTGCGCTGATACTTGTTGTGGCAGGCATCGTGACTCTTGTGTTCAAAAAACTCAAGCAGCCGCTCGTTTTAGGCTATATCGTGGCAGGTTTCTTGGTTTCTCCACACATGCCCTATATCATGTCGGTAGTAGACAAGGGGGATATCCACACGTGGGCAGACATCGGGGTGATGTTTTTGCTGTTCTCCCTCGGCTTAGATTTCTCCTTTAAGAAAATCCTCAAGATGGGCATGGCGCCTGTAATTGCGGCACTGACCATTATCTTTTCAATGATGACACTCGGCATCTTGGTCGGTCATAGCTTTGGTTGGAACAGGATGGATTGCATCTTTCTGGGTGGAATGTTAGCCATGTCATCGACCACAATCATTTATAAAGCTTTTGATGACCTTGGACTTCGGCAGCAAAGATTTGCCTCCTTGGTGATGAGTGTGTTGATACTTGAGGATGTGCTGGCTATTGTCATGATGGTCATGTTGAGTGCCATTGCGAGTGGAAACAATCCGGATGGCGGCGAAATGCTTGGCTCAATACTGAAGATAGGCTTCTTTCTTGTGCTGTGGTTTGTGGTGGGTATCTTTCTTATTCCGCTTTTCTTCCGCAAGGCCCGCAAGCTGATGAACAGCGAAACCATGGTGATTGTGGCGCTGGGACTGTGCTGCTTAATGGCTGTTCTGTCTACAAAGGTGGGCTTCAGCAGTGCATTTGGTGCTTTTGTTATGGGCAGTATCATTGCCGAAACGGTAGAAGCCGACAAGATTATCAAGCTTGTCGAGCCTGTGAAAAACCTTTTCGGAGCCATCTTCTTCGTGTCAGTGGGGATGTTGGTTGAGCCGAAAGTGCTCGTCGACTATGCCATTCCAATCCTTGTTCTCGTGCTGACCATTTTGCTTGGACAGGGCATATTTGGTACAGCGGGCTTCATGTTGAGCGGTCAGTCATTGAAGAATGCCATGCGATGTGGCTTCTCTATGGCCCAGATTGGTGAGTTTGCATTCATCATTGCATCGCTCGGACTGTCGCTTGGTGTTATAGGTAAGTTCCTTTATCCTGTCGTTGTAGCTGTTTCAGTGATAACAACTTTCCTCACACCTTATATGATTCGTTTCGCCGAACCATGCTACAACCATATTGAAAAGCATCTTCCCAAGAAGTGGGTACGCCGTATGAACCACGTGGGTAATGCGCATCAGAACTCTACTGAAGAAGAAAACGCATGGAAAGTGCTGTTAAGAAAGATGCTCATTAATACGGCCATATATGGCATTCTGTCTACGGCTGTGGTGACATTGATGCTTACTTTCGTGCTTCCTCTATGCAGAAACATGCTTGGTCACTGGCCGGGTAATGCGGTTTGTGGCTTACTTACGGTGCTCATGATATCGCCCTTTCTGCGTTCTATGGTGATGAAGAACGTGCATAGTGATGAGTTTCGCCAGTTGTGGACAGAGAGTTTGCTCAACCGTTTGCCGCTGATTTTCACGATGATTGTACGAGTTGCCATTGCAGCCATGTTCATTTTCTACATCGTCAACTATCTTACGCGCTTCAAAGAAGCCTTGATGATTACCATTGCGGGGGTTGCTTTAGTGGCTATGGTGCTGTCAAGAAGGCTGAAACATCGTAGTATCAAACTCGAGAGACTGTTCATCAAGAATCTTCGCTCGCGTGAGATTGCAGAGCAGGTGAACGGAGAACGTCGCCCATTATTTGAGGGAAGGCTGCTTGACAGGGATATACATATCGGGGATTTTGATATCCCCGAGGATTCAACATGGATTGGGCGGACGCTGAAAGACTTGCAGTTTCGCAATCGGTTTGGCGTTCATGTGAGCAGCATTCTGCGTGGATCGCTGCGCATCAACATTCCTAATGGCAGACAGATTATATTCCCTGGCGATCGAATTTCAGTCATAGGAAGTGACGAACAGCTGAAGAACTTCAGTCAAGCAATAGCAAATGAACTCATTCCTGAAGACCCGGAGATAGAGAAAAGAGAAATGAAACTGCGCAAATTCATACTTTCTGACGGCACGCCTTTCATTGGGAAGACACTTGCCGAGAGTGGAATTCGCGACCGATATGGCTGTATGGTGGTCGGAGTTGAAGAGGGACAAGAGAACTTAACGCTTGTAGATCCGCAGCGAAAGTTTGAGAAAGGCGACATCATCTGGCTCGTTGGAGAGGAAGCCGACTTAGAGAAAGTGAGACAACAGATACCGGTATTGACCACGACTTCTGCGTCTTCAAGCTGA
- a CDS encoding alpha-amylase family glycosyl hydrolase — MKRFYTLILLTLVSLCTFAQGWPAHYDGVMLQGFYWDSYDVSTWSKLTNEADELSKFFSLIWIPNSGKTSDFHYNQRKTMGYDPCFWLDHNSCWGTEAELRHMFKTFKDKGTGFIEDVVINHKNGLGSWANFAQESVVGTTTGRTYKVEWDNTHYSQICMTDEANRDRASGLVGKITGAADTGEDFNGFRDLDHTNATTQANVKTYLDFLLNELGYVGFRYDMVKGYNAYYTGLYNSEVKPRFSVGEYWDGNKSKVVDWINKTKTNGNIQSAAFDFPLKYQINDAFNNGKWRRLASDCLSNDAYYSRYSVSFVDNHDTGRYDHNDGNAPVYGYVEAANAFILSMPGTPCVFFPHWQKYKRAIKQLILARRAAGIDNQSKILVSQAKDEGFVLNVEGSKGKLLLLLGKKVSYPTTGYRFAFKGEGFEIYLSNGLDLTEINNVTDAPHTFTLPSGLTVNTKERCAFFEAPSSWGNPSKISCWNWDHTANYTKGNWPGTDCKMVCLTDKGRAVYKWTMGEGDKKSGTADSEGIIFSYKKDSETIQTKDMPFVNGGYYTLEGLQSVAPSVSTSISNLNADAPNGRLKQKGWYTLQGQKLCQQPMQSGIYIHDGKKQVVK; from the coding sequence ATGAAACGATTTTATACCTTAATCTTATTGACCTTAGTTTCTCTTTGCACTTTTGCGCAAGGCTGGCCGGCACATTATGACGGCGTTATGTTGCAGGGTTTTTATTGGGACAGCTATGATGTTTCCACCTGGAGCAAGCTCACCAACGAGGCCGATGAACTCTCGAAATTCTTCAGTCTGATATGGATTCCAAACTCAGGAAAAACATCTGACTTCCATTATAACCAGAGAAAGACGATGGGATACGACCCATGTTTCTGGCTTGATCATAACAGTTGCTGGGGAACAGAAGCTGAATTGCGACATATGTTCAAGACTTTCAAGGATAAAGGAACGGGATTTATCGAGGATGTTGTCATCAACCATAAGAACGGTTTGGGCTCTTGGGCCAATTTTGCACAGGAGAGTGTCGTCGGCACTACCACGGGGAGAACCTACAAAGTAGAGTGGGACAACACGCATTACAGCCAGATATGCATGACGGATGAGGCCAACAGAGACCGTGCTTCAGGCTTAGTGGGCAAGATTACAGGTGCAGCTGACACCGGAGAAGACTTCAATGGATTTCGCGATCTCGACCATACGAACGCCACAACGCAGGCAAATGTGAAAACTTATCTTGACTTCCTGCTCAACGAACTCGGCTATGTGGGCTTCCGTTATGACATGGTTAAGGGCTATAATGCCTATTACACAGGCCTTTACAACAGCGAAGTGAAGCCTCGTTTCTCTGTAGGTGAATACTGGGATGGCAATAAAAGCAAAGTGGTTGACTGGATTAACAAGACCAAGACGAATGGAAACATCCAGAGTGCAGCCTTTGATTTCCCGCTGAAATACCAGATCAATGATGCTTTCAACAATGGAAAGTGGCGGCGATTAGCTTCAGATTGTCTGAGCAATGATGCTTACTACTCCCGCTATTCAGTGTCTTTTGTCGACAATCACGATACAGGTCGCTACGATCATAACGATGGAAACGCTCCCGTTTACGGCTATGTGGAGGCTGCCAACGCCTTTATTCTCTCCATGCCAGGCACACCTTGCGTGTTCTTCCCCCATTGGCAGAAGTATAAGAGGGCAATAAAACAGTTGATACTTGCACGTCGTGCCGCCGGAATTGACAACCAGAGCAAAATCCTTGTGAGTCAAGCTAAGGACGAAGGTTTCGTACTTAATGTGGAGGGTAGCAAGGGAAAACTGCTTCTTCTCCTTGGAAAGAAGGTGTCATATCCTACGACAGGCTATCGGTTTGCATTCAAGGGCGAGGGCTTCGAGATATATCTTAGCAACGGACTTGACCTTACCGAAATCAACAATGTTACCGATGCACCACATACTTTCACGTTGCCTTCGGGACTGACTGTCAACACAAAAGAGCGTTGTGCATTCTTCGAAGCACCGTCAAGTTGGGGTAATCCAAGCAAGATTTCATGCTGGAACTGGGACCATACAGCTAACTATACCAAGGGAAACTGGCCTGGAACCGACTGTAAAATGGTTTGTTTGACGGATAAGGGACGCGCTGTTTACAAATGGACGATGGGTGAAGGCGACAAAAAATCGGGCACTGCAGACAGCGAAGGCATTATTTTCAGTTATAAGAAAGATAGTGAAACCATTCAGACTAAGGACATGCCATTCGTCAACGGAGGTTATTACACACTCGAAGGACTGCAATCTGTAGCTCCCTCCGTATCCACTTCAATCTCCAATCTGAACGCTGATGCACCAAATGGGCGCCTGAAACAGAAGGGTTGGTATACGCTTCAAGGACAGAAACTCTGTCAACAACCTATGCAAAGCGGCATCTACATTCATGACGGAAAAAAGCAGGTTGTGAAATAA
- a CDS encoding pseudouridine synthase: MDSELENKSQSLSTEQNETTREGYSRPVGDYSNSYHGTGRPQRPRIHSQRAYSTDHSNSSENESSFRPEGFGSGLINGERPQRTYQPHQGGYGRPQGGYNNNRYGNYGRPQQGGYRPRYNNDGEEQQGGYQPRMQSGYNRPQQGGYRPRYNNNGDSQQGGYQPRQQGGYGHPQGGYNNYRGGYNNNRGGYGQQGGYNNRGGYGNNRGGYGRPQQGGYNNNRGYNNYRGGYDPNAKYSLKKRIEYKETHIDPNEPIRLNKYLANAGVCSRREADEFISAGVVSVNGTVVTELGTKVLRSDEVKFHDQLVSLEKKVYVLLNKPKDYVTTSDDPQQRKTVMDLVKDVCPERIYPVGRLDRNTTGVLLLTNDGDLASKLTHPKFLKKKVYHVHLDKNVAEEDLQKIASGIELEDGEIHADAIEYADDRDKKQVGIEIHSGKNRIVRRIFESLGYRVVRLDRVQFAGLTKKNLRRGDWRFLTEQEVEMLRSGMFE; this comes from the coding sequence ATGGATTCAGAATTAGAAAACAAGAGTCAGAGTCTGTCAACAGAACAGAATGAGACCACCCGTGAGGGCTACTCACGTCCGGTAGGAGACTATTCCAACAGTTATCATGGCACAGGACGCCCCCAACGTCCACGTATTCATAGTCAGCGTGCCTATAGTACAGACCATTCAAACAGCAGCGAAAATGAAAGCAGTTTCCGTCCTGAAGGCTTTGGAAGTGGCCTGATAAACGGTGAACGTCCACAGCGAACTTATCAGCCACATCAAGGAGGTTATGGTCGTCCTCAAGGCGGATATAACAACAACCGCTATGGAAATTATGGCCGTCCGCAGCAGGGTGGCTATCGTCCTCGTTATAATAATGATGGCGAAGAGCAGCAAGGTGGCTATCAACCACGTATGCAAAGCGGTTACAATCGCCCGCAACAAGGTGGTTATCGCCCCCGTTATAACAACAATGGTGACAGTCAGCAAGGTGGTTATCAGCCTCGTCAGCAGGGCGGATATGGCCATCCACAGGGTGGTTATAACAACTATCGGGGCGGTTACAACAATAATCGTGGAGGCTATGGTCAGCAGGGTGGTTACAACAACCGTGGCGGTTATGGCAACAATCGCGGTGGTTATGGACGTCCACAGCAAGGCGGTTACAACAACAATCGGGGCTATAACAACTATCGCGGAGGCTATGATCCAAACGCAAAGTATAGTCTTAAGAAGCGAATTGAATACAAAGAAACGCATATCGACCCCAATGAGCCGATACGTTTGAATAAATATTTGGCCAACGCGGGTGTTTGTTCGCGTCGCGAAGCAGATGAGTTTATCTCGGCAGGTGTGGTTTCTGTCAATGGAACTGTAGTCACAGAGCTTGGTACAAAGGTACTGCGTTCGGATGAAGTGAAGTTCCATGATCAGCTCGTCTCATTGGAAAAGAAAGTCTATGTGTTGCTGAACAAGCCGAAAGATTACGTCACGACAAGTGATGATCCGCAGCAGCGTAAGACCGTAATGGACCTTGTTAAGGATGTTTGTCCGGAGCGTATTTATCCGGTCGGACGCTTGGATCGCAACACAACGGGTGTGCTTCTGTTGACCAATGACGGTGATTTGGCCAGCAAACTGACCCATCCGAAGTTCCTCAAGAAAAAGGTTTATCATGTTCATCTCGATAAGAATGTCGCTGAAGAAGACTTGCAGAAGATTGCCAGTGGTATTGAATTGGAAGACGGAGAGATACATGCTGATGCCATTGAATACGCTGATGATCGCGACAAGAAGCAGGTAGGTATTGAGATACACAGTGGAAAGAACCGCATCGTTCGCCGCATATTTGAAAGTCTCGGCTATCGTGTTGTAAGACTTGATCGCGTTCAGTTTGCCGGCTTAACGAAGAAGAACCTCCGCCGAGGTGACTGGCGTTTCCTCACAGAACAAGAGGTGGAGATGCTTCGAAGCGGTATGTTTGAATAA
- the purB gene encoding adenylosuccinate lyase, protein MKLDTLTAISPIDGRYRGKTETLADYFSEYALIGYRVRVEIEYFITLCELPLPQLKDFDHALFDCLRDIYRHFDETSAARVKEIEKTTNHDVKAVEYFLKEEFDKIGGLDAFKEFIHFGLTSQDINNTSVPLSMKEALQNVFVPQVEELISQLQLYAEEWKDVPMLAKTHGQPASPTRLGKEIMVYVYRLTEQLDALKACKMTAKFGGATGNYNAHHVAYPEYDWREFGNRFVSEKLGLEREQWTTQISNYDHLGGIFDAIRRINTVIIDLDRDFWMYISMEYFKQKIKAGEVGSSAMPHKVNPIDYENSEGNLGIANAILQFLAQKLPVSRLQRDLTDSTVLRNIGVPLGHSIIAIQSTLKGLRKLILNEEKLEADLEDTWAVVAEAIQTILRREAYPHPYEALKALTRTNKKMTEETIHEFIKGLNVSDSVKKELMAITPQNYVGV, encoded by the coding sequence ATGAAGCTTGATACACTGACAGCCATCTCGCCAATTGATGGCCGTTATCGAGGTAAAACAGAGACTCTTGCCGATTATTTCTCTGAGTATGCGCTGATAGGTTACCGTGTTCGTGTTGAAATTGAATACTTCATCACGCTTTGCGAGTTGCCTTTGCCGCAGTTGAAAGACTTTGATCATGCGCTGTTTGACTGCTTGCGCGACATCTATCGCCATTTTGATGAGACTTCAGCTGCCCGCGTTAAGGAGATAGAAAAGACCACAAACCATGATGTGAAGGCTGTGGAATACTTCCTTAAAGAGGAATTCGACAAGATTGGTGGACTCGATGCTTTCAAGGAATTCATTCATTTCGGGCTTACTTCTCAGGATATCAACAACACGAGTGTGCCGCTTTCGATGAAAGAAGCGCTGCAGAATGTGTTTGTTCCACAGGTAGAAGAGCTTATCAGTCAGCTGCAACTGTATGCCGAAGAATGGAAAGACGTTCCTATGTTGGCTAAAACTCATGGCCAACCAGCGTCACCTACGCGTCTCGGTAAGGAGATAATGGTGTATGTTTACCGTCTGACGGAGCAGTTGGATGCGTTGAAAGCCTGCAAGATGACAGCCAAGTTTGGCGGTGCAACAGGGAATTACAACGCACATCATGTCGCTTATCCAGAGTATGACTGGCGTGAGTTTGGCAACCGTTTCGTCAGTGAAAAGCTCGGTTTGGAACGTGAGCAATGGACCACACAGATTAGCAATTACGACCATCTTGGTGGCATTTTTGATGCCATCCGCCGTATCAATACAGTCATTATTGACCTTGATCGTGATTTCTGGATGTATATTTCAATGGAATACTTCAAGCAGAAGATCAAGGCAGGTGAAGTAGGTTCGAGTGCCATGCCGCACAAAGTGAACCCTATTGATTACGAGAACAGTGAGGGAAACCTCGGTATTGCCAATGCCATTCTGCAGTTCTTGGCTCAGAAGTTGCCCGTGAGCAGACTGCAGCGTGACCTCACCGACAGTACGGTTCTGCGTAATATCGGTGTGCCACTCGGCCATAGCATCATCGCTATTCAGAGCACATTGAAGGGTCTTCGCAAGCTCATCTTGAACGAAGAAAAGCTTGAAGCCGACCTCGAAGATACCTGGGCAGTAGTTGCCGAGGCTATTCAGACCATTCTTCGGCGCGAGGCTTATCCTCATCCTTACGAGGCTTTGAAAGCGTTGACTCGCACAAACAAGAAGATGACTGAAGAGACTATTCACGAGTTTATCAAAGGTTTGAACGTCAGTGACAGCGTGAAAAAAGAGCTGATGGCAATCACTCCGCAGAATTACGTAGGTGTATAG
- a CDS encoding Fur family transcriptional regulator: protein MGKEQCICLLTAHDVKPTANRIVIAEALAAADCPMSMKELEYSILSIDKSNIFRTLMLFKAHHLVHVIEDGNGSVKYELCLSHDDKEDEDEHLHFFCEQCHKTFCLHDIPVPDISLPADYELRSINCVVKGLCPKCRKQ from the coding sequence ATGGGAAAGGAACAATGTATCTGCCTTTTGACCGCACATGACGTCAAACCGACGGCCAACCGCATTGTCATTGCCGAGGCTTTGGCGGCTGCTGACTGCCCGATGTCTATGAAAGAACTTGAATACAGCATTCTTTCCATCGACAAATCGAATATCTTCCGCACGCTGATGCTCTTCAAAGCGCATCATCTTGTGCATGTGATTGAAGATGGAAATGGCAGCGTAAAGTATGAACTTTGCCTCAGTCATGACGATAAAGAGGATGAAGACGAGCATTTACACTTCTTTTGTGAGCAGTGTCATAAGACCTTTTGCCTGCATGATATCCCTGTTCCGGACATCTCTTTGCCTGCGGATTATGAACTCCGTAGCATCAACTGTGTGGTGAAAGGGCTATGTCCGAAGTGTCGAAAACAATAA
- a CDS encoding LuxR C-terminal-related transcriptional regulator: MKNQKIYEADDKMISIIRDNCDILQSLGSFGISLGFGDQTVSEVCESENVDTNTFLAIVNLTINGYYRKDDADNLSVETLLKYLKASHTYYIEFQSPFMRRELVEALDERDSLAQFILKLYDENAHEIMKHMRYEEKTVFPYVEQLLNGVVMSNYDINTFSQHHRQVEQRLQELKSIIIKYLPSDTLHNNLLTATLYDIYNSESWLNQHSMVEDQIFIPAIKRLEKSLSQQGVTLNISKMINPSTTGDDQLSEREKDIIIGVVQGMSNKEIAEHLYISVNTVITHRRNIARKLQIHSPAGLTIYAIVNHLVDISAVKL, from the coding sequence ATGAAGAATCAGAAGATCTATGAAGCTGATGATAAGATGATTAGCATCATCCGCGATAATTGCGATATTTTGCAGAGCTTAGGAAGCTTTGGTATCAGTTTAGGCTTTGGCGATCAGACCGTCAGTGAAGTCTGTGAGAGTGAGAATGTAGATACAAATACATTCCTTGCCATTGTGAATCTCACCATCAATGGCTATTATCGAAAAGACGATGCAGATAATCTTTCGGTGGAAACTCTATTGAAATATCTGAAAGCTTCACATACTTATTATATTGAATTCCAATCACCTTTCATGCGAAGAGAATTGGTTGAGGCCCTCGATGAACGCGACAGCTTAGCTCAGTTCATTCTAAAACTCTATGATGAAAACGCGCATGAAATCATGAAACACATGCGCTACGAAGAGAAAACGGTGTTCCCTTACGTGGAACAACTGTTGAATGGCGTCGTCATGAGCAACTATGATATCAATACTTTCTCACAACATCACCGACAAGTAGAGCAGCGTTTGCAGGAATTAAAAAGCATTATCATCAAGTATCTGCCTTCAGATACCCTGCATAACAACCTGCTTACAGCAACACTCTACGACATCTACAACAGCGAGTCGTGGCTAAATCAGCATTCAATGGTCGAAGATCAGATCTTCATTCCGGCCATCAAGCGATTGGAAAAGAGCTTGAGTCAACAGGGAGTTACATTGAATATATCCAAGATGATCAATCCTTCGACCACGGGGGATGACCAGTTAAGCGAGCGCGAAAAGGACATTATCATCGGTGTTGTGCAGGGAATGAGCAATAAAGAAATTGCCGAACACCTATATATATCAGTCAACACGGTGATTACCCACCGTCGAAACATCGCCCGAAAGCTACAGATTCACTCTCCCGCAGGACTTACCATTTATGCCATTGTGAACCATTTGGTTGACATTTCTGCTGTAAAACTGTAA
- the asnS gene encoding asparagine--tRNA ligase, which translates to MKRTKVIDALQCTEYGKDINVKGWVRSHRSSKAVDFIALNDGSTINNIQIVVDPASMDAETLKNITTGACISVVGQLVKSQGAGQTVEIQSREIEIYGLCPSDYPMQKKGQSFEYMRKYAHLRLRTNTFGAVFRIRHNMAIAVHKYFHDHGFYYFHTPLITASDAEGAGEMFQVTTLDLARTGKDGEVPYERDFFGKKTSLTVSGQLEGELGATALGAIYTFGPTFRAENSNTPRHLAEFWMIEPEVAFLDKDELMDLEEDFIKYCVQWALDNCKDDLEFLNKMIDKTLLQTLESVVKESFVRLTYTEGIHILEEAVKQGHKFEFPITGWGMDLSSEHERFLVEEYFKRPVIMTDYPSEIKAFYMKKNPDGKTMQGTDVLFPRIGEIIGGSVREESYDKLVNEIKARGMEKDCYSWYLDTRKYGSCPHAGFGLGFERLILFVTGMQNIRDVIPFPRTPKSAEF; encoded by the coding sequence ATGAAAAGAACAAAGGTAATCGATGCATTGCAATGCACCGAATATGGCAAGGATATTAACGTGAAAGGATGGGTTCGTTCCCACCGAAGCAGTAAGGCAGTTGATTTCATTGCGCTCAATGATGGCTCTACAATAAACAATATTCAGATTGTAGTTGATCCGGCATCTATGGATGCTGAGACGCTGAAAAACATCACGACAGGTGCTTGTATCAGTGTTGTCGGGCAGCTTGTAAAGAGTCAAGGTGCCGGGCAGACGGTCGAAATCCAGAGCAGGGAAATTGAAATCTACGGCCTTTGTCCGTCTGATTATCCCATGCAGAAAAAGGGACAGAGCTTTGAGTACATGCGAAAATATGCGCATCTACGCCTTAGAACCAACACGTTTGGTGCTGTTTTCCGCATTCGTCACAATATGGCAATCGCCGTACATAAGTACTTCCACGACCATGGTTTCTATTATTTTCACACGCCACTCATTACGGCAAGCGATGCAGAAGGTGCCGGAGAGATGTTCCAGGTGACCACACTTGATTTGGCTCGCACGGGAAAAGACGGTGAAGTTCCATACGAAAGAGACTTCTTCGGCAAGAAGACAAGCCTCACGGTTTCAGGCCAGTTGGAGGGTGAATTGGGTGCAACAGCACTCGGAGCTATCTATACTTTCGGGCCAACTTTCCGCGCGGAGAACAGCAATACGCCCCGACATCTTGCCGAATTCTGGATGATTGAGCCTGAAGTTGCATTCTTGGATAAGGACGAACTCATGGATTTGGAGGAGGATTTCATTAAGTATTGCGTGCAATGGGCACTTGATAACTGCAAGGATGACCTTGAGTTCCTCAATAAGATGATTGACAAGACATTGCTTCAAACCTTGGAATCCGTCGTAAAAGAAAGCTTTGTACGCCTCACTTACACTGAAGGTATCCATATTCTCGAAGAAGCTGTGAAGCAAGGACATAAGTTTGAGTTCCCAATTACAGGCTGGGGAATGGATCTCAGCAGTGAACATGAGCGCTTTCTTGTAGAGGAATATTTCAAGCGTCCGGTCATCATGACCGATTATCCGAGTGAAATCAAGGCGTTCTATATGAAGAAAAACCCCGATGGAAAGACCATGCAAGGCACTGATGTGCTATTTCCTCGCATCGGAGAGATTATCGGTGGCTCGGTAAGAGAGGAGAGTTACGACAAGCTTGTCAATGAGATTAAGGCGCGAGGAATGGAGAAAGACTGCTATAGTTGGTATCTTGATACGCGCAAATATGGCTCATGTCCGCATGCCGGTTTCGGCTTGGGATTTGAGCGTCTCATTCTTTTTGTAACGGGAATGCAGAATATCCGCGATGTCATTCCTTTCCCAAGAACCCCTAAATCAGCAGAATTCTAA